One genomic window of Candidatus Methylomirabilota bacterium includes the following:
- the chrA gene encoding chromate efflux transporter — protein sequence MTRSTRADFAGSWKEIVSSFLKLGATSYGGPAIMGVMQTELQQKRQWVSKERFVEGLSVVNMLPGATATQLGIFLGYARGGWWGGLVGGLCFVLPAFFVMLLLTIAYASLEASPLLRGALYGLGPVVLAIFAVAVYRLGRTAASTIPQVIIAVLAAFATVGTPLGIAAILALAGGAGLLLFHSRRPAVILAVSLICALAVVSAAGWLTPVSVGGVSGTIPKPDSLMDIATYFFTVGAFTVGGGLTMIAFIQDQVVGQFHWLTPREFIDGLALGQFTPGPVLMVAAYVGYKVAGVAGATVAATAAFLPSFILMLAILPALDRVRTLAWTRAMMKGMGPAVIGLLAVSLLRLAPYALPDPMAIAIFALTLIVLALGRLGAFKAMLAGALLGVLRSRLSSIPGLKAATHLLIWTRI from the coding sequence ATGACCCGATCGACACGCGCCGACTTCGCGGGGAGCTGGAAAGAGATCGTCTCGTCGTTTCTCAAGCTCGGCGCGACCTCCTATGGAGGTCCCGCCATCATGGGCGTCATGCAGACGGAGCTGCAGCAAAAGCGACAGTGGGTGTCCAAGGAGCGGTTCGTCGAGGGACTCTCCGTGGTGAACATGCTGCCGGGGGCGACGGCCACCCAGCTGGGCATCTTCCTCGGCTACGCCCGTGGTGGCTGGTGGGGTGGGCTGGTCGGCGGGCTCTGCTTCGTCCTGCCCGCGTTCTTCGTCATGCTCCTGCTGACCATTGCCTATGCCAGCCTTGAAGCGAGTCCCCTCTTGCGCGGCGCCCTCTACGGCCTGGGCCCCGTCGTCCTGGCCATCTTCGCGGTCGCCGTCTACCGGCTCGGGCGCACGGCCGCGAGCACCATTCCCCAGGTGATCATCGCCGTGCTGGCCGCCTTCGCCACCGTGGGAACTCCGCTGGGGATCGCGGCCATCCTGGCCCTCGCCGGCGGGGCCGGATTGCTGCTCTTCCACTCCAGAAGGCCGGCCGTCATCCTCGCCGTGTCATTGATCTGCGCGCTCGCCGTGGTCTCGGCGGCTGGTTGGTTGACTCCCGTTTCCGTAGGAGGTGTCTCGGGGACCATCCCGAAGCCGGACAGCCTCATGGATATCGCGACGTACTTCTTCACGGTGGGCGCCTTCACCGTGGGCGGCGGTTTGACGATGATCGCCTTCATCCAGGACCAGGTGGTCGGCCAGTTTCATTGGCTGACCCCGCGCGAGTTTATCGACGGCCTCGCCCTCGGCCAGTTCACGCCGGGACCGGTCCTGATGGTGGCCGCCTATGTCGGTTACAAGGTGGCGGGCGTCGCGGGAGCCACCGTGGCCGCCACCGCCGCCTTTCTCCCCTCCTTCATCCTCATGCTGGCCATTCTCCCCGCGCTCGATCGCGTCAGGACGCTGGCGTGGACGAGGGCGATGATGAAAGGCATGGGCCCCGCCGTCATCGGGCTCCTCGCGGTGTCTCTGCTCCGTCTTGCCCCGTACGCGCTCCCCGATCCGATGGCCATCGCCATCTTCGCTCTCACCCTCATCGTCTTGGCCCTTGGTCGGCTGGGTGCCTTCAAGGCCATGCTCGCCGGCGCTCTCCTTGGCGTGCTGCGGAGCCGCCTGTCTTCCATCCCCGGACTCAAGGCGGCCACTCATCTGCTCATCTGGACGCGAATCTGA
- the senA gene encoding selenoneine synthase SenA, translating into MTEFVSRPTADALRGMLLDARSVELELAEGLTDAQMLGARQHFVEPPIWEIGHVGWFQEYWILRHLDGAQALLSGSDGIYDSFNVSYTRRWDHRFPSRPATLAYIAEILRRTLGRLDSREPSPEETYVYTLAALHEDMHAENLTLVRQTLGYPRPTLSRLDPKWATPPIDLAYRPRDVDLPGGTFMLGARPDEPFVFDNEKWAHPVEVAPFRIASTPVTNAEFQAFVEDDGYRRRELWGRRGWDWRRREQAEHPLFWVRGDDRRWYECQFGLPVPLGPWHPIVHVNWYEAEAYCRWAGRRLPTEAEWEMAATLDSATGGKRRFPWGDEAPTPERANLDYRAGGTIDVRALPDGDSAAGCRQMIGNTWEWVEDTFLPYPGYVCDPYKEYSQPYFGQKKVLKGGGWTTRSRLIRSTWRNFYKHHRRNIFAGFRTAAR; encoded by the coding sequence GTGACCGAATTCGTCTCCCGTCCGACCGCTGACGCTCTTCGCGGCATGCTTCTCGACGCGCGTAGCGTCGAGCTCGAGCTGGCGGAGGGGTTGACGGACGCTCAGATGCTGGGGGCCCGGCAGCATTTCGTCGAGCCCCCGATCTGGGAGATCGGGCACGTGGGCTGGTTTCAGGAGTACTGGATCTTGCGCCACCTCGATGGCGCGCAGGCCCTCCTGTCCGGCTCCGACGGGATCTATGATTCTTTCAACGTGTCCTACACCCGGCGTTGGGACCATCGCTTCCCGTCCCGGCCTGCCACCCTCGCCTACATTGCCGAGATCCTCCGCCGCACCCTGGGCCGGCTGGACTCGCGCGAGCCGAGCCCCGAGGAGACATACGTCTACACGCTGGCCGCGCTGCACGAAGACATGCACGCGGAGAATCTGACCCTGGTGCGGCAGACCCTCGGCTATCCGCGCCCCACCCTCTCGCGCCTCGATCCGAAGTGGGCGACCCCGCCGATCGATTTGGCCTACCGACCTCGCGACGTCGACCTGCCCGGAGGCACCTTCATGCTCGGGGCGAGACCGGACGAGCCCTTTGTCTTCGACAACGAGAAGTGGGCCCATCCCGTGGAGGTGGCTCCCTTTCGCATCGCCTCGACGCCGGTGACGAACGCCGAGTTCCAGGCATTCGTCGAAGACGACGGCTACCGCCGACGTGAGCTGTGGGGACGCCGAGGCTGGGACTGGCGCCGCCGCGAGCAGGCCGAGCACCCGCTGTTCTGGGTCCGCGGTGATGACCGGCGCTGGTACGAGTGCCAGTTCGGTCTCCCCGTTCCGCTCGGGCCGTGGCATCCGATCGTCCACGTCAACTGGTACGAGGCGGAAGCGTATTGCCGCTGGGCCGGGCGGCGCCTGCCCACCGAGGCGGAGTGGGAGATGGCGGCCACCCTCGATTCCGCCACGGGTGGCAAGCGGCGCTTCCCGTGGGGCGACGAGGCGCCCACGCCCGAGCGCGCCAATCTCGACTACCGGGCGGGCGGGACGATCGACGTGCGTGCGCTGCCGGACGGCGACAGCGCGGCCGGGTGCCGGCAGATGATCGGCAACACCTGGGAGTGGGTCGAGGACACCTTCCTGCCGTATCCGGGCTACGTCTGCGATCCCTACAAGGAGTACTCGCAGCCGTACTTCGGCCAGAAGAAGGTGCTCAAGGGCGGGGGCTGGACCACCCGCTCGCGCCTGATCCGGAGCACCTGGCGCAATTTCTACAAGCACCACCGCCGAAACATCTTCGCGGGATTCAGAACCGCGGCGAGGTGA
- a CDS encoding CBS domain-containing protein: protein MGDLGERVRAGGWDLCVVIDQERVVLGLVLAEALSADPATPVEEVMDPGPVTFRPNLRTGELPHYLTKHRIPRALVTTSDGVLIGLLPLEDFARQRPGGAGGARHVGESARP, encoded by the coding sequence GTGGGCGACCTGGGGGAACGCGTGCGAGCGGGCGGCTGGGATCTGTGCGTCGTCATCGACCAGGAGCGAGTCGTGCTGGGCCTCGTTCTCGCCGAGGCGCTGAGCGCCGACCCCGCGACCCCCGTCGAGGAGGTCATGGACCCGGGTCCCGTCACCTTCAGACCGAATCTCCGAACCGGTGAGCTGCCTCACTACCTGACCAAGCATCGGATTCCCCGCGCGCTCGTGACAACTTCCGATGGCGTCTTGATCGGGCTCTTGCCGCTCGAGGACTTCGCTCGCCAGAGGCCGGGCGGCGCCGGCGGAGCGCGCCACGTCGGGGAATCGGCCCGCCCGTGA
- a CDS encoding rhodanese-like domain-containing protein → MATITDRDGVRKLLEQGAQLVEVMPAKEYEAEHIPGAISIPLRMLGRKTVQPLDPNRPVIVYCWDYQ, encoded by the coding sequence ATGGCAACGATCACCGATCGAGATGGAGTTCGGAAGCTCCTTGAGCAGGGGGCGCAGCTCGTCGAGGTGATGCCCGCGAAGGAGTACGAGGCCGAGCATATTCCGGGGGCCATTAGCATTCCCCTGAGGATGCTCGGTCGCAAGACGGTCCAGCCGCTCGACCCCAACCGCCCGGTCATCGTCTACTGCTGGGACTATCAGTGA
- a CDS encoding sigma-54 dependent transcriptional regulator, with protein MAAILVVDDEGSARSTLALLLKKRGHRVTQAEGLMAAVKALNDEVFELVVTDLRMPDGSGIDILRAVKTLGSEADVILLTAYAGWESAKEALQLGALDYFEKGREPDELFARIDRALSEQASRREHDTPRLTIAAGDGAPGIVFRSPAMRRVLDIVARVAPTDAAVLIHGESGTGKELIARAIHGASRRAQRPFVALNCGALPETLLESELFGHVKGAFTGASVNKKGLFEEAEGGTVFLDEVGEMSPALQVKLLRTLQDGEVRPVGSSQSITVDTRVVAATNQNLEALRRQGRFREDVFYRLNVIAFTIPPLRERREDIPLLVEHFLDRFNRRQGREMRLDGEAMERLVAHPWPGNIRELEHAMERMVILGESDTITVDDLPPLLASGVGSELAAPNGGSLADTEKAHIREMLERHGWNYSRTADALGISRTTLWRKLKEYGFHR; from the coding sequence GTGGCCGCCATCCTCGTGGTCGACGACGAAGGGTCGGCACGCTCTACCCTGGCCCTCCTCCTGAAGAAACGGGGACATCGGGTGACCCAGGCCGAGGGTCTCATGGCGGCCGTGAAGGCTCTGAACGATGAGGTGTTCGAGCTCGTGGTGACCGACCTGCGAATGCCGGATGGAAGTGGGATCGACATCCTTCGCGCCGTGAAGACGCTCGGTTCCGAGGCCGACGTCATCCTGCTCACCGCCTATGCGGGTTGGGAGTCTGCCAAGGAGGCCCTGCAGCTCGGCGCTCTCGATTACTTCGAAAAGGGCCGCGAGCCCGATGAGCTTTTCGCTCGGATCGATCGGGCTCTCTCGGAACAGGCATCGCGCCGCGAGCACGATACCCCCCGCCTGACCATCGCCGCAGGCGATGGGGCCCCGGGGATCGTCTTCAGGTCCCCCGCCATGCGGCGGGTCCTCGACATCGTCGCGCGCGTCGCCCCCACGGACGCCGCCGTGTTGATCCACGGAGAGTCCGGCACCGGGAAAGAGCTCATTGCGCGGGCGATCCACGGGGCCAGCCGCCGAGCCCAGAGACCGTTCGTCGCGCTGAACTGTGGCGCCCTCCCCGAAACGCTCCTCGAGTCCGAGCTCTTTGGTCACGTCAAGGGCGCCTTCACCGGGGCCAGCGTCAACAAGAAGGGGCTATTCGAAGAGGCGGAAGGCGGGACGGTGTTTCTCGACGAGGTCGGGGAGATGAGCCCCGCCCTCCAGGTCAAGCTGCTTCGTACGCTCCAGGATGGTGAGGTACGCCCGGTGGGATCCAGTCAGTCGATCACGGTGGACACGCGAGTGGTGGCGGCCACGAACCAGAACCTCGAAGCGCTGAGGCGCCAGGGCCGATTCCGCGAAGACGTCTTTTATCGGCTGAACGTCATCGCCTTCACCATCCCTCCGCTCCGTGAGCGGCGGGAGGACATCCCTCTCCTCGTGGAGCACTTCCTCGACCGCTTCAATCGCCGGCAAGGACGCGAGATGCGGCTCGATGGGGAGGCCATGGAACGCTTGGTGGCCCATCCGTGGCCCGGCAATATTCGAGAGCTCGAGCACGCGATGGAGCGGATGGTGATTCTGGGCGAGAGTGACACGATCACCGTGGATGATCTGCCCCCCCTGCTGGCGAGTGGGGTGGGGTCGGAGCTGGCGGCGCCGAACGGGGGAAGCCTCGCGGACACCGAGAAGGCGCACATTCGTGAAATGCTCGAACGCCACGGCTGGAACTACTCGCGCACGGCCGACGCCCTCGGCATCAGCCGGACCACGCTGTGGCGAAAGCTCAAGGAGTACGGTTTCCACCGCTGA
- a CDS encoding ATP-binding protein — MPTQFMPIFLSALAFGIQFLIFVYLYSSHRVLFFRYLVWAWGFFTLSRGLRLLRVFVPGTVGLTELMQAASVMAVFCVFSAGLLYRWDYRLKRRDVLIPCLLALALGILGDFSEAHLTVRVIVGLILGGALIAAGWAFWPRAAVSTGYRGDRLLATSLCLWGVHRVGAEFVHAQPGSTLHLAVHTTFIALYFLSTFAIIIMVLDRARSEMRSLKELNERLFDGLGEGLQLVDANFAIRHANRWLFNEFGPVAGRRCYEVLTADGQPCPNCPMENLQSMDRPSRVEVDASGGRRLLLSCSPVRQPTGEVLLLELVADITEREQLGARLHEAERLAAVGELAAGLAHEIRNPLAGIINATTLLKGEETLTGEERASTLDAVKREARRLDRILSDFLLFARPREPKRREGDIGQVVEHVVALLRNDPDRTAHVDVEVHVDPSLAPFSFDADQLTQVLWNIALNGVEAMEGAGRLSFDVASRSGEVLIAVSDTGRGIPADERRRVFEPFYSKKLDGTGLGLTLAQRIVAAHGGRIDLESAPGTGSRFLVALPVRRA, encoded by the coding sequence ATGCCCACTCAGTTCATGCCGATCTTTCTGTCCGCTCTCGCCTTCGGGATCCAGTTCTTGATCTTCGTCTATCTGTACTCTTCACATCGGGTGTTGTTCTTCCGCTATCTGGTGTGGGCCTGGGGTTTTTTCACCCTCTCCCGGGGACTGAGGCTGCTGCGGGTGTTCGTCCCCGGCACAGTCGGACTGACCGAGCTCATGCAGGCGGCCAGCGTGATGGCGGTGTTCTGTGTTTTCTCGGCGGGGCTCTTGTATCGCTGGGACTATCGCCTGAAACGTCGGGATGTGCTGATCCCCTGCCTGCTCGCCCTCGCTTTGGGGATTCTCGGAGATTTTTCCGAGGCTCACCTGACGGTCCGAGTCATCGTGGGGCTGATCCTGGGCGGGGCTCTCATCGCCGCGGGGTGGGCTTTCTGGCCGCGCGCCGCCGTGAGCACCGGGTACCGTGGAGATCGGCTTCTCGCCACCTCGCTGTGCCTCTGGGGAGTCCATCGCGTCGGCGCCGAGTTCGTCCATGCCCAGCCGGGAAGCACGCTCCATCTCGCCGTTCACACGACGTTCATCGCCCTGTATTTCCTGTCGACATTTGCCATCATCATCATGGTCCTCGATCGCGCGCGCAGCGAGATGCGCTCCCTCAAGGAGCTCAACGAGCGCCTGTTCGACGGCCTCGGCGAGGGCCTCCAGCTCGTCGATGCCAACTTCGCCATCCGCCACGCCAACCGATGGCTGTTCAATGAATTCGGCCCCGTGGCGGGTCGCCGCTGCTACGAGGTCCTCACCGCCGATGGCCAGCCGTGCCCGAACTGTCCAATGGAGAACCTCCAGAGCATGGACCGGCCCTCTCGCGTCGAAGTCGACGCCTCCGGGGGGCGGCGACTGCTCCTGAGCTGCTCGCCGGTTCGTCAACCGACGGGGGAGGTGCTGCTCCTGGAGCTGGTGGCCGACATCACCGAACGAGAACAGCTCGGGGCGCGCTTGCATGAAGCGGAGAGGCTGGCCGCGGTGGGCGAGCTCGCAGCCGGGCTCGCCCACGAGATTCGCAACCCCCTCGCCGGCATCATCAATGCCACCACCCTCCTCAAGGGGGAGGAGACCCTGACGGGGGAGGAACGGGCGAGCACGCTCGATGCGGTCAAGCGGGAGGCCCGCCGGCTCGATCGCATCCTCTCCGACTTTCTCCTGTTCGCCCGGCCGCGCGAGCCCAAGCGCCGCGAGGGAGACATCGGCCAGGTCGTGGAGCACGTGGTCGCGCTGCTCCGCAACGATCCCGATCGGACCGCCCACGTCGACGTCGAGGTTCACGTGGATCCATCGTTGGCGCCCTTCTCGTTCGACGCCGACCAGCTGACGCAGGTGCTATGGAACATCGCCTTGAACGGCGTGGAAGCCATGGAGGGAGCCGGCCGCCTCTCCTTCGATGTCGCCTCGCGAAGCGGCGAGGTGCTGATCGCCGTCTCCGATACGGGGCGAGGGATTCCCGCGGACGAACGACGGCGAGTCTTCGAGCCCTTCTATTCGAAGAAGCTCGACGGGACCGGTCTCGGGCTCACCCTCGCCCAGCGCATCGTGGCCGCCCACGGGGGGCGGATCGATCTGGAGTCGGCTCCGGGAACAGGCAGCCGATTCCTGGTCGCCCTCCCCGTCCGGAGGGCGTGA
- a CDS encoding YoaK family protein yields the protein MLAWAAGIIDAVSYLALDRVFTAMMTGNTVLLALAIGQGEAAAVLRSVLALVGFSAGAAMGALIVLRGENRGEWPPGVTAALALEGVLLGGFTFVWHVAGAARTSGATNLLIVLSGLAMGVQAAAVRHLGVPGVATTYLTGTLTSLMAELVGWTRSWKGSSSRAASTAEAAGNAGDSVKWPQRIGLLTGVFFVYALGALVGGALHARSSTLVTWLPLVSVAVVVVNGFAHHRHSDGEEGAGGGERSKMKQ from the coding sequence ATGCTCGCATGGGCCGCCGGCATCATCGACGCGGTCAGCTATCTGGCCCTCGACCGCGTGTTCACGGCGATGATGACGGGGAACACGGTGTTGCTGGCCTTGGCCATCGGGCAGGGAGAGGCCGCGGCCGTATTGCGGTCGGTCCTCGCGCTGGTTGGTTTCAGCGCCGGCGCGGCCATGGGAGCGCTGATCGTCCTGCGCGGTGAGAACCGGGGCGAGTGGCCGCCGGGCGTCACCGCCGCCCTGGCTCTCGAGGGCGTGCTGCTCGGTGGCTTCACGTTCGTGTGGCACGTGGCCGGGGCGGCGCGAACCAGCGGTGCTACCAATCTGCTGATCGTGCTGTCAGGTCTCGCCATGGGTGTCCAGGCCGCGGCCGTCCGCCACCTCGGCGTCCCCGGGGTGGCTACCACGTACCTCACGGGCACGCTCACCAGCCTGATGGCCGAGCTGGTGGGCTGGACCCGCTCATGGAAGGGGTCGTCGTCCCGCGCCGCCTCCACCGCGGAGGCGGCCGGTAATGCCGGAGACAGCGTGAAGTGGCCGCAGCGCATCGGGCTCCTCACCGGCGTGTTCTTCGTCTATGCGCTGGGAGCTCTGGTGGGCGGCGCTCTGCACGCGCGATCATCGACGCTGGTGACCTGGTTGCCCCTTGTCTCCGTCGCCGTGGTCGTGGTGAACGGCTTCGCCCACCACCGACATTCCGACGGTGAGGAGGGGGCCGGCGGCGGGGAACGTTCCAAAATGAAACAGTAA
- the poxB gene encoding ubiquinone-dependent pyruvate dehydrogenase: MAKKNVADVLVDTLAARGVERIYGVAGDSLNGITDSIRRQEHMRWAHVRHEETAAFAAGAEAHLTGRLAVCAGSCGPGNLHLINGLYDCHRSRVPVLAIAAQIPSHEIGSGYFQETRPEHLFAQCSHYCELVSQPEQMPRVLEIAIQTALARRGVSVIALPGDVALRDAVEDHPRPHFPEPTPRVCPSDDEIVALAKVLNGSKKITILGGAGCAGAHTELIELASRLKAPIVHAMRGKEFIEYANPFDVGMTGLLGFSSGYHAMMNCDLLLMIGTDFPYRQFFPKDATIVQIDLRGEQLGRRTKVDHGLVGDTKTTLRALLPRLEQSRDEKHLQASLEHYEKARKSLDELATGEAGKKPIHPQYVVRVLDELAADDAVFSCDVGTPTVWAARYLTMNGRRRLLGSFNHGSMANALPQALGAQVSHPGRQVVSLSGDGGLAMLMGDLLSLRQLQAPVKVVVFRNDALAFVELEMKAAGLLDFATDLHNPDFAKMAEAAGLLGLTAETPEQVRPMISQALTHGGPALVDVHVSRQELSMPPTINLEQMTGFSLFMLKAVLSGRGDEIIDLAKVNLFR, from the coding sequence ATGGCGAAGAAGAACGTAGCGGACGTGCTTGTCGACACTCTCGCCGCGCGGGGAGTCGAGAGAATCTATGGAGTGGCCGGCGACTCGCTCAACGGAATCACGGATTCGATTCGCAGACAAGAGCACATGCGCTGGGCCCATGTCAGACATGAGGAAACGGCGGCGTTTGCCGCCGGCGCGGAAGCGCATCTCACCGGGCGATTGGCCGTCTGCGCGGGCAGCTGCGGTCCCGGCAATCTGCACCTGATCAACGGGCTCTACGATTGTCACCGCAGCCGGGTGCCCGTCCTCGCCATCGCCGCGCAGATCCCCAGCCATGAAATCGGGAGTGGATACTTTCAGGAGACCCGCCCGGAGCATCTCTTCGCCCAGTGCAGCCACTACTGCGAGCTCGTCTCCCAGCCGGAGCAGATGCCCCGGGTCCTGGAGATCGCCATCCAGACCGCGCTCGCGCGGCGCGGCGTGTCGGTCATCGCCCTGCCCGGAGACGTGGCCCTGCGCGATGCCGTCGAGGATCACCCGCGCCCGCATTTTCCCGAGCCGACCCCCCGCGTGTGTCCTTCCGATGACGAGATCGTCGCGTTGGCGAAGGTTCTCAACGGGTCGAAGAAGATCACCATCCTCGGGGGAGCGGGCTGTGCCGGCGCTCACACGGAGTTGATCGAGCTCGCGAGCAGGCTGAAAGCCCCCATCGTGCACGCGATGCGCGGGAAGGAGTTCATCGAGTATGCCAATCCCTTCGACGTGGGCATGACCGGCTTGCTCGGATTCTCCTCCGGCTATCACGCGATGATGAACTGCGACCTGCTCCTGATGATTGGCACGGACTTCCCGTACCGGCAGTTCTTTCCGAAGGACGCGACGATCGTCCAGATCGACCTCCGCGGAGAACAGCTCGGCCGGCGCACCAAGGTCGACCACGGCCTCGTGGGGGACACGAAGACGACCCTCCGAGCCCTCCTCCCCAGGCTCGAACAGAGCAGGGACGAGAAACACTTGCAGGCATCACTCGAGCACTATGAGAAGGCACGGAAGAGCCTCGATGAGCTTGCCACCGGCGAAGCGGGCAAGAAGCCCATCCATCCCCAGTATGTCGTCCGCGTGCTCGACGAGCTTGCCGCCGATGATGCCGTATTTTCTTGCGATGTGGGCACGCCCACCGTCTGGGCCGCCCGCTATCTCACGATGAACGGCCGGCGTCGGCTCCTCGGGTCTTTCAATCATGGGTCAATGGCCAATGCCCTCCCCCAGGCCCTCGGCGCCCAGGTCAGTCATCCCGGCCGCCAGGTCGTCTCCCTTTCCGGAGACGGCGGTCTCGCGATGCTCATGGGCGACCTGCTCTCGCTCCGTCAGCTGCAGGCGCCGGTCAAGGTCGTGGTGTTCAGGAACGACGCCCTCGCCTTTGTCGAGCTGGAAATGAAGGCGGCGGGCCTCCTGGACTTCGCCACGGACCTTCACAATCCGGATTTCGCCAAGATGGCCGAGGCGGCCGGTCTCCTGGGATTGACCGCGGAGACACCGGAACAGGTACGGCCGATGATCTCGCAAGCGCTCACGCATGGCGGACCCGCGCTGGTCGACGTCCACGTATCGCGGCAGGAGCTGTCCATGCCTCCGACGATCAACCTCGAGCAGATGACCGGCTTCAGCCTCTTCATGCTCAAGGCCGTGCTCAGCGGCCGCGGCGACGAAATCATCGATCTGGCCAAGGTCAATCTCTTTCGCTAG
- a CDS encoding CoA transferase: protein MAEKSTRGPLDGLKVLDLTEHMAGPYCTMILADMGADVIKVERPGAGDSSRAMGDGSERNPYFRYINRNKKSLTLDYKSPRGSEIFLKLVGGMDVLVENYRPTVMERAGLGYEMLKEKNPRLIYAQLSGFGSDGPYREKGGFDLIAQGMGGIMHVTGEPDGPPTSVGLPICDLGTGMWGVQGILAALYERQRTGRGQRVECSLLETAVAFSSWTSAGWLADRVEPTRMGSRHRQNAPYQRFETKDGYMMIGAAGQGIWERCAPALGHPEWLEDPRFRHGPERRKNRSALEREIASVLITAPSAHWIKALDDAGVPCGPVYTYEQLFADPQVLHREMVVHAEDAELGRVPHIRTPVRMSESAVAVRVTAPKLGQHTDEVLSGLGYAAGDIAAFRRDRVI, encoded by the coding sequence ATGGCGGAAAAAAGTACTCGCGGCCCGCTCGACGGACTCAAGGTCCTGGATCTCACGGAGCACATGGCGGGCCCGTACTGCACCATGATCCTGGCCGACATGGGCGCCGATGTGATCAAGGTCGAGCGGCCCGGCGCCGGCGATTCCTCGCGTGCCATGGGCGACGGCAGCGAGCGCAATCCCTACTTCCGCTACATCAACCGGAACAAGAAGAGCCTCACCCTGGACTACAAATCGCCCCGGGGCAGCGAGATCTTCCTCAAACTGGTGGGCGGCATGGACGTGCTCGTGGAGAACTATCGCCCCACCGTCATGGAGCGGGCGGGGCTCGGATACGAGATGCTCAAAGAGAAGAACCCGCGCCTCATCTATGCCCAGCTCTCCGGCTTCGGCTCGGACGGCCCCTATCGTGAAAAGGGCGGCTTCGACCTCATCGCGCAGGGCATGGGCGGCATCATGCACGTCACGGGGGAGCCGGATGGTCCGCCGACCTCCGTGGGCCTGCCCATCTGCGACCTCGGCACCGGCATGTGGGGAGTGCAGGGCATCCTGGCCGCGCTCTACGAACGGCAGCGCACGGGCCGGGGACAGCGCGTCGAGTGCTCGCTCCTCGAGACGGCGGTGGCTTTCTCTTCATGGACGAGCGCGGGCTGGCTGGCCGATCGCGTGGAGCCCACGCGCATGGGCTCGCGGCATCGTCAGAACGCGCCCTACCAGCGCTTCGAGACCAAGGACGGCTACATGATGATTGGCGCGGCCGGCCAGGGCATCTGGGAGCGCTGCGCGCCCGCCCTCGGGCATCCGGAATGGCTGGAGGATCCGCGCTTCCGCCACGGTCCCGAGCGCAGAAAGAACCGCTCCGCCCTCGAGCGGGAAATCGCCTCGGTCCTGATCACGGCGCCCTCCGCCCACTGGATCAAGGCCCTGGACGACGCGGGCGTCCCCTGCGGGCCCGTCTACACCTATGAGCAGCTCTTCGCCGATCCGCAAGTGCTGCACCGTGAGATGGTCGTGCACGCCGAGGACGCGGAGCTGGGACGCGTGCCTCATATCCGGACGCCCGTGCGGATGTCCGAGAGTGCGGTGGCCGTGCGCGTCACGGCGCCGAAGCTCGGCCAGCACACGGACGAGGTGCTGTCCGGCCTGGGCTATGCGGCGGGCGACATTGCTGCGTTTCGCCGCGACCGCGTGATCTGA
- a CDS encoding histidine phosphatase family protein produces the protein MSIFLIRHGETLGNASRTVQLPDNPLSPRGVVQAERLARRLEGEGIASILSSDLARAVMTADRLRRLTGAPIRHDPLLQERNFGDIRGTPYAELAFDMFAPGYAPPHGESWEIFHARVDRAWVLVQQAAAAAKGHLAVVTHGLVCRSLAARHLTLPEGQEAPERWENTALTIVDYPAPWRVRLLNCIAHLDGLDPAPLSESGAV, from the coding sequence GTGTCCATCTTTCTGATCCGCCACGGTGAGACGCTGGGCAATGCCTCGCGCACCGTCCAGCTCCCGGATAATCCCCTCTCGCCTCGCGGTGTCGTGCAGGCCGAGCGCCTGGCCCGCCGGCTCGAGGGCGAGGGCATCGCCAGCATCCTCTCGAGCGATCTCGCGCGAGCGGTCATGACAGCCGACCGCCTCCGGCGCCTCACGGGCGCGCCCATTCGCCACGATCCGCTTCTCCAGGAGCGCAACTTCGGCGACATTCGCGGCACGCCGTATGCGGAGCTCGCCTTCGACATGTTCGCGCCCGGCTACGCGCCGCCCCACGGTGAGAGCTGGGAGATCTTCCACGCTCGCGTGGATCGCGCCTGGGTGCTCGTGCAGCAGGCGGCCGCGGCCGCGAAAGGTCACCTCGCGGTCGTCACGCATGGGCTGGTCTGTCGCTCGCTGGCCGCTCGGCACCTGACCCTGCCGGAAGGCCAGGAGGCGCCGGAGCGGTGGGAGAACACCGCGCTCACCATCGTCGACTATCCAGCCCCCTGGCGCGTGCGGCTGCTCAACTGCATCGCCCACCTCGACGGCCTCGACCCCGCCCCCCTCTCGGAGTCAGGCGCCGTCTGA